From a region of the Oryzias melastigma strain HK-1 linkage group LG4, ASM292280v2, whole genome shotgun sequence genome:
- the LOC112150188 gene encoding uncharacterized protein LOC112150188: MDRAMFLCNASAIKDWSYFLSQILPLMNKSTALVSMEKAESVTTTVVTSLQPDGAMSASNAPLNSNHTSGMEHIFQYSYSESDLLFTDYRTPARDSMPLPKALLYLLMAALMVVAVAYAIVGHLLKDVVNDFVGGGRSAVAEGDGDETSGPDWVLGSHQAAHPKESAISCITTNINEGSDRAERLRPVEMSYISLNHTNTQTSGRPEEIVVTIDETLEQRPPDTHSGT, from the exons ATGGACCGAGCGATGTTTTTATGCAACGCCAGTGCCATAAAGGACTGGAGCTACTTCCTGTCGCAGATTCTGCCCCTGATGAACAAGAGCACGGCTTTGGTGAGCATGGAGAAAGCGGAGAGCGTGACCACCACGGTGGTGACGTCTCTGCAGCCGGACGGTGCCATGAGCGCCAGCAACGCGCCCCTCAACTCCAACCACACGTCAGGCATGGAGCACATCTTCCAGTACTCTTACTCTGAGAGCGACCTGCTCTTCACGGACTACCGGACGCCCGCGCGGGACTCCATGCCGCTGCCCAAAGCGCTGCTGTACCTGCTCATGGCGGCGCTGATGGTGGTGGCGGTGGCGTACGCCATCGTGGGACATCTCCTCAAAGATGTGGTCAATGACTTTGTGG GTGGAGGCAGGTCGGCGGTTGCTGAGGGTGACGGTGATGAAACCAGTGGGCCAG ACTGGGTACTTGGTTCCCATCAAGCTGCTCACCCCAAAGAGTCTGCCATCAGCTGCATTACCACCAACATCAATGAGGGATCGGACCGGGCCGAGAGGCTGCGGCCGGTGGAAATGAGCTACATCTCCCTGAATCACACCAACACCCAAACATCCGGACGACCGGAGGAGATCGTGGTCACGATAGACGAGACGCTCGAGCAGCGCCCCCCAGACACTCACTCTGGAACGTAA